One Babesia bovis T2Bo chromosome 4 map unlocalized Chr4_1, whole genome shotgun sequence genomic window carries:
- a CDS encoding Endonuclease/Exonuclease/phosphatase family protein: protein MLIRRNIGYHSWSNTFTHVVIGYVVYFSLFTSVIYGKDPDGIVREDKRRRLEMPSGLDYDEKLPDSDVFRSVVAQICELIGCEDAQDLVFVEEQLVPFLQNLKHMRKTKVASRPPVSSATVMEDHDISISDNPRSWVDTSLTPPSLSEKLGFAHVQLDKSLTNDSFEFLPGYTEKDKLVVWCGTWNMNGVSLSNRDNIFEWISTGIKSEADVFVFFIQEFVPLTTANVLTSHKKNMRKKKLIALVSNILNDFAFGRGVRFVHLKSCSMVGLYLTVFVSEKLRPTVRDLVTTYVKTGFNGNVGNKGAVGIRFNMGGQNLAFVDVHLHAGIVEKGVRIAELKEVIHALFPSRKRLSILKEDLFVLGGDFNFRISDMMDYKTTDVFKNIYNGDYRQLLETDELILERKVPKSFFKRIIEEPITFRPTYKFGKETNFYDAERTPAWCDRILYGSKYSSDPKNPVRCMFYRSHDKVISSDHKPVSALFIVDAGRRLDQLG, encoded by the coding sequence ATGTTAATTCGTAGAAATATTGGTTATCATTCCTGGTCTAACACTTTTACCCATGTAGTCATTGGATATGTTGTCTATTTTTCATTGTTTAccagtgttatatatggcaaAGATCCTGATGGAATTGTTCGTGAAGATAAACGTCGCAGATTAGAAATGCCATCTGGGCTGGATTATGATGAGAAGTTGCCCGATTCTGATGTTTTCCGTTCAGTGGTTGCCCAGATATGTGAACTTATAGGCTGTGAAGATGCACAAGACTTGGTGTTTGTTGAGGAGCAGCTTGTACCATTCCTTCAGAATTTGAAGCACATGCGGAAGACGAAAGTAGCTTCACGGCCTCCGGTTTCTTCTGCTACTGTTATGGAGGATCATGACATTTCCATCAGCGACAATCCGAGGTCTTGGGTGGATACATCTCTAACTCCACCATCTCTTTCTGAAAAGCTAGGTTTTGCTCACGTGCAACTTGACAAGTCTCTAACTAATGACAGTTTTGAATTCTTACCTGGATATACAGAAAAGGACAAATTGGTAGTATGGTGTGGCACTTGGAACATGAATGGTGTATCACTTTCTAATAGAGATAACATATTCGAATGGATATCTACTGGTATAAAGTCTGAGGCTGACGTTTTTGTTTTCTTTATTCAGGAGTTTGTTCCTCTAACGACTGCCAATGTGTTAACTAGTCATAAAAAGAACATGCGTAAGAAAAAGCTTATTGCATTAGTTTCAAACATTTTGAATGACTTTGCTTTTGGTCGTGGTGTTCGTTTTGTTCATTTGAAATCTTGTTCGATGGTTGGTTTATATTTGACAGTGTTTGTGAGTGAGAAGTTGCGTCCTACTGTGCGTGACTTGGTGACTACTTATGTGAAGACTGGTTTCAATGGTAACGTTGGTAACAAGGGCGCTGTTGGGATACGCTTCAATATGGGTGGGCAGAATTTAGCATTTGTTGACGTTCATCTGCACGCTGGGATTGTCGAAAAAGGTGTGCGTATTGCTGAGTTAAAGGAGGTAATTCACGCATTATTTCCATCTCGCAAACGTCTATCAATCTTAAAGGAAGATCTATTTGTCCTGGGAGGTGACTTTAATTTCCGTATTTCCGACATGATGGATTATAAAACTACAGACGTCTTCAAAAACATTTATAATGGAGATTATAGACAACTTCTGGAAACTGATGAATTAATTCTTGAGCGCAAAGTTCCCAAATCGTTTTTCAAACGTATCATTGAGGAGCCTATAACATTTAGACCTACTTATAAATTTGGTAAGGAGACCAACTTTTATGATGCGGAGCGCACTCCCGCTTGGTGTGATCGTATTCTCTACGGGAGCAAGTACTCCTCTGATCCCAAGAATCCAGTGCGGTGCATGTTTTACCGCAGTCACGATAAGGTAATCAGCAGTGACCACAAGCCTGTCTCTGCACTGTTTATCGTAGATGCTGGTCGTCGTTTGGACCAATTAGGATAA
- a CDS encoding Aminopeptidase I zinc metalloprotease (M18) family protein, with translation MSLKESSFNSAQRFVRSILPYLDNTGSPAHSVVELEKFLKDNFPEAKKLNRYEKWSLVKGGTYYLYDHNATMMAFHVGKGYNVENKGIVIAAGHTDSPALKLEYKSENVAHAFNQVVPLTYTSGLWHTWLDRDLGLAGRVIVRNNGVLEERLIRIEKPIIVVPNLSVHLQTSEERQVLKLNKEKHLRGVVATEAVHNLHSNGSHPVLGFIAKELGVKVEDIVDMDLCMFDITKSSLSGLYEEFLSSARLDNLASCFSVLGGFVDFVKSNDYSNYITCVIFYNYEEMGSLMASGANSDITIEWIKKIFNSMDSSFEENKDRAMVLNVDMSHAVHPNHSERHSDTHQPHFHEGLVMKRNINGRYATELRAAAVVIETAREAGIPIQDFRVPNDSPCGSTVGPFLSSRLCVPVVDVGIPQLAMHSIREICSTVDMWHLKEVVRALFSNKRLFEHYQS, from the exons ATGTCGCTCAAGGAATCCTCATTTAACTCAGCGCAACGCTTCGTAAGAAGCATTCTACCATACCTAGACAACACCGGTTCGCCTGCACACTCAGTAGTCGAACTGGAGAAATTCCTAAAAGACAATTTCCCAGAAGCAAAGAAATTGAATCGATA TGAAAAATGGTCACTGGTAAAGGGAGGCACCTACTATCTATATGATCATAACGCAACAATGATGGCATTTCACGTTG GTAAAGGATATAATGTCGAAAATAAAGGAATTGTTATCGCCGCTGGCCATACTGACTCCCCGGCACTCAAGTTAGAATACAAGAGCGAGAACGTAGCCCACGCATTCAACCAG GTTGTACCACTCACATACACTTCCGGTCTGTGGCATACGTGGCTAGATCGTGATCTAGGCTTAGCCGGAAGAGTCATCGTGCGCAACAACG GTGTTCTGGAAGAAAGGCTGATCAGAATTGAGAAGCCGATTATCGTAGTCCCCAATCTTTCGGTGCACCTGCAAACGTCGGAAGAACGTCAAGTACTGAAGCTTAATAAG GAAAAACACCTTAGAGGTGTAGTAGCCACAGAAGCAGTACATAATCTGCATTCAAATGGATCGCACCCAGTACTAGGGTTCATAGCAAA GGAGTTGGGGGTCAAGGTGGAGGATATTGTTGACATGGATCTCTGTATGTTCGATATTACCAAGTCATCACTATCTGGATTATATGAAGAATTCCTCTCAAGTGCTAGATTGGATAATCTAGCGTCATGCTTCTCCGTACTGGGAGGTTTCGTTGATTTCGTGAAGTCCAATG ATTATTCGAACTACATTACTTGCGTTATATTCTACAACTACGAAGAAATGGGTTCGTTAATGGCATCCGGTGCGAATTCGGATATAACCATTGAGTGGATAAAGAAGATTTTCAATTCAATGGACTCTTCATTCGAGGAAAACAAGGATAGAGCTATGGTACTTAACGTAGATATGTCACATGCAGTACACCCAAACCATTCTGAACGGCATTCGGACACGCATCAACCTCACTTCCACGAAGGATTGGTTATGAAACGTAATATAAATGGCAGATACGCCACAGAACTCAGAGCAGCTGCCGTTGTAATTGAAACTGCCAGAGAGGCAGGAATACCAATACAGGATTTCAGGGTCCCAAACGATAGCCCATGCGGATCCACAGTTGGGCCGTTTTTGTCTAGCAGACTCTGCGTACCTGTTGTCGATGTTGGCATACCACAACTTGCCATGCACTCAATAAGAGAAATATGCAGTACCGTAGACATGTGGCACTTGAAGGAAGTAGTACGC GCACTTTTTTCAAACAAAAGGCTATTTGAGCATTATCAAAGCTAA